Sequence from the Candidatus Zixiibacteriota bacterium genome:
TGCCCCTTGGTCCCCGGTCCTTCCGTGCGGGTAGTGTGGCATGAAGGTCGCCTGCTGCGGACGACCGTTGTCGCAGTGGCATAGCGTGATCGCGGCGACATGCCGATGCCCGAAATCGACCGCCAATGTCGTCATCCCATCCACCGGGGCTGGGCGCGACCGCTCACCCTGCGTACCGGGGATCCGGATCTGACGTCGCTCGATCTTGGGCAGTCGTTGCTCATGGAGTGACAGCGTGAGCATCAGGTATGGTTGGCGGTTGCGGAAGAGCAGTTTGATCCCTTTGAGGTCGGCATCAAAACACCGCCCGGACATGGGATCGGTGTACCGGTAGGTCGTTTTCCTCCGCCCTCTTCCTTCCTGACCGATGAACGTCAGCCGACGCAGGCGCGGATCACCGCGGAATTGCAGCGTCCGCCATACACCACGGCCTCCGCTCTCTGCATGACCGGGCAGGCAGACCTCCAGAGACGAGGCCTTAGGACCAAGATCAAGCGCCCTATATGATGCCTTGTTCTTGAACGTGTACCATTGGGGATGCCGCACCGGGTCGGGCAGCGTGAAAGTGGGCGGATGGTCGAAACCATCATGGTGTTGTTTGCGCCCCTTCGGTTTTCGAAAGAGCTCGCGGTATTGCCCGTAGAGACGATCCAGCTCACCGAGTTCCGGATTCTTCTTGAAGAATTCTTCGAACTGGTCAGCGGGACGGGTCAGTTCCGCGCGCTCCTGTTCCGAGAGCGGAGTGATTTCGCTTGTGCCGCCTCGCCAAGCCGCGAGTTGTGGAGAACCGGACAAACACTCGAGATAGAGACTCCAGCGCAGGCGGCTCCCCCTAATCTGGCCGTCCTTGTTCTCGAAGTCGGCGAACATGGGCAACACAGCCATGAATTCCGGATGTGCACTTTCCCATTTTGCGCGGTCCGCTCGCCATTCCCGGTGGCGGGATTTCCAATCAGCCAGGAGTTCCTCATGCCCTTTGACCATCTGAAAAGCCATTTCAAGGATCTTCCGTCGGAACTCAGATGGCAGCCCCCGGAGCAGTTCCTCCTGGGCAAACGGCCGTTGGCCCGAACGACGGATGCGGTCGGCGCGGACCGCCCATTCATCGGACGGCTTGCCGCTCTGAGGCTTCGCGGAATTCCACTGAGGGAGCGTCACCGCTTCCAGCTTGCCCGTGGCATCCTGATTGTTGCGAATGGTACGATAGAGACACTCACAATCCTCACCGAGCCGCCCGTTCTTCATCTTGAAGAGGTACGGGATGACGGCGCGGACCTTGTCGTTGAACACAACATGCGTCTGCCAGAGACGCTGCCTCACATCTTCCGGGCAGATGACCTTGGCTTCGAGCGCCTTGGTGATCATAACTGTACGTCCTTCCCCAAGTAACTTGACTCCTGGCGACCTGTCAAGCATAGTAGACATCGACACCCGTACGGATTGCGGGTGCCCTCGCGGGTCAGTGTGGTCGCTCCCTTCCACTTGGCCAGCCCGAAATCGGTGATCTTCACCTGATGCTTGGCCGTGACGAGGATGTTTTCCGGCTTGATGTCCCGATGCACAACTCCATGCTCATGGGCTGCCCGGAGCCCCTCGGCAACCTGAATCACCAAATCAAGAACCTCGCTGAGGGAGAGATCTTCAGCGAGGGCCAGTTTGGGAAGAGGGGCCCCCTCAATATACTCCATGACAATGAAGGCGCGCCCCTCCGCCACGCCGACATCATGGAACGTGGCGATGCCGGGATGGCTCAGCATCGCCTGCGCCTTGGCCTCATGGATGAAACGCTGACGCGCCTCGGGATCGGCCGCCCGGTTGGCCGCGAGGAACTTGATGGCCACCAATCGACCGAGATTCGTGTCGGTGGCCAGATACACTTCCCCCATGCCGCCTTCGCCGAGCTTGGCGGTGATCTTGTAGTGGGAGATGGTCTGGCCAATCATGGAACCGACCCCACGAGAATATGCACTCCGGATTCAAGATAGAATGCCGAATCGGTTGCCACCACAACGAAGATCGCGGGGGCAAGTGCTGGACCGGTCAGATCAAGAACCGAGGCAAGCGGCCCGCTGGAGCGCTCCATCTCCCGCCTGCACATGGACTTGTTGTCGCCTGTGAAAGCGCACAGTTTCCGCTTCCCCGCCGCCGATAAGGTCAGTGAGATGGCAATTCGAAGCGGGGGGGATTGAGGAGTACGAGGTTTGGCTGAACTCTGCCAGTCACTCAGAGCCGAACACCAGCTGATCCAACGTGTGCTGAACGCCATGGCGACCGAGGCCATCCGCGTGGATAATGGCAACCCCCTGAACGGCATCTTTGTCCTCTGCGCTCTCAAGTTCCTCCGTGAGTTCGCGGATGGAGTCCATTTTCAGAAGGAAGAGACGGTCCTGTTTGTGCGCCTGGAGCAGATGGGTGTGCCCCGCGGCGGAGGCCCGATCGGCATCATGCTGGACGAACACGCACAGGTGCGCGAGATGGTCGCGGCGATTGAGTTGAAGCTCGAGCCGGCCATGCACGGAGACGGGGAGGCCGCGCACGCCCTCGTTCAGACGATTCGCGACTCCGTCGTACTCTGGCGTGCCCACATCGAGAGAGAGGATCACCTTCTGTTTCCGATGGCAGAACAACTTCTCGGCGATCGGCAGAAAGCCGAGATGTTGGCTTTGTTCGGCGAAATGGAATCTTGCGGGACCGCAGCTTCCCAGAGACAAGTGGCCTGGGCAGAGTCGTTCGGTTGATCAAGTGCCCGCCGCCGCCCGCCTCAGCGCCCGATCCCCCACCCGCGCATAGATTTCCGTCGTGGTGATGTGCCGGTGCCCGAGGGCGCGCTGGACGAGTGGGCGCCGTCTGCCTCACGTGGAGGTAATGCGTGGTTGACAAGGGGCCATCGAGCCGGAGTTCTTTGGCCGTAGGGTATTGGGTGGCCGGGTATGAACCGAGTCTCAAGCGAGGCAAGAATGAACAGAATAGTGGCCCTTGCCGGGATGGCGTTGATCCTCGGCACAGGATCCCCGGCAACCGTCGCGCAAGGTGGATGCACGGCGGCGATCGTAAGCCCGCAAGCGTCCGTTGCCGGTCGTCCCATGCTCTGGAAGAACCGGGACACCGACACCCAGTCCAACAAGGTTGTCTTCGTGCGTGATCTGCCGTTCTCGTATCTGGGTTTGACCAATGCCGACGACGCTTCGGGACGGAAGTGCTTTGCGGGGCTGAACGCGGCCGGCTTCGGGATCATCAACACCGATGCCTACAACCTCCCCAGCACCAGCGGGGAGACCGCCGACCTTGAGGGCGTGATCATGGCCGACGCCTTGCGAACCTGCCGCACCGTGGAGGACTTCGAGGCCTATCTGGAGGCCAACCTCGGGCCGGAGTTTGGCAGCCAGGGCGACAACTTCGCCGTGATGGACGCGTCGGGCAGAGCGTTCCTCTTCGAGGTTCACAACCATGGGTTCGCGAAGTCCGATGCTGCGACACCGGCAGAGAGATACCTCGTGGTCACCAACTTCTCCCGGAGCGGAACAGAGGGCGACGGCGCGGGCTACCTGCGGTTCCGCCGGGCGAGCGCGCTATTCCAAAAGGCCGCTCCCCGCCCGATCGCCCATCAGGACATCCTGCACCGATTCACGCGCGACCTCGGTCACGTGCTCTTGGACCATCCGGAGCTTGACGAGTTGAAGAACACCCCGGCCGGAGAGGACCACTGGCTCTACGCGGGAGATTGTATCAGCCGGCAGTTGACGGCCGCGGCGGTCGTGATGGTAGGGCGGAAGCCCGACGATCCGCAATCGCTGGCGACCCTATGGGTCATTCCCGGTCAGCCGCTGTGCGCGATTGCCCTTCCGTTGTGGGTCGAGGCCGGACGCAGCCCGGAAGCTCTGTGGAATGGCGCCGACGCTCCCCTGTGGACGGAGTCGCTCCGCATCAAGCGCCTCATTTGGCCCTACAGGGAGAGGGACAGAGTGAGCTATGTCAACGTCGGTCCGCTGGACAATACGGAAGGCACCGGCTTCCTGCCGCTCTTGCTGCGCACCGAGCAAGAGATATTCGTGGAAACCCGGACGTTCCTGAAGACACGGCATTCGGCGGAGGAACTGGCCGAATTCCAAGACCGGATGGCCAACAAAGCCCTCGAGGTCATGCGATCAATCACATCCGAGTAGCCGGGAGAGCGACATTCACGATATCCTCACCGCCTGCCTCAGCTGCTCCTCCCCCACCTTGGCGTAGATCTCCGTCGTCGTGATCTGCCGGTGCCCCAGCGCGCGCTGGACGAGGCACAGGTCGCCGGTCCGGTGGTACAGCCGGGTGGCGAAGGTGTGGCGGCACTTCGGTCAACATCCGCTTACTCTGACGGTGGCGGCCACGCACCGATCGCCTGCCGCAACGCCACAATCTTGCCCAAGTGGTAGGCGTTGTGTACGGCCAGGCCTTCGAGTACGTCTCTCACCGTCACACCGACTTCGACTTCGGCCGCCTGTTCTTCGGATGACTGCCCCCACTCCACCGCTTTCTCCGCCCCCAACAGAAACTCCTTCACCAAAGCCGACCACGCCTGCTCGTCATCCGGCGTCTGGTCAGGGTACTGGAACCCTTCGGACAAGTACGCGTCACGGGCCGCCTGATCGCGTCCGACCACGATGGTCTGCCACTTCGCTGTATGCCAGAGCTCTTCGTAGATCGAGTGTGACGCGCCCGCTGGTCGTCGTAGAACTTGCGCCAAGGTTAGCCCGGACAACAGACGCAGCCGCGGGCTGAACTCGCCGTCGAGGAACAAGTGCCGCCATGTACTCATCGCTTTGCCTTTCGTCTCAACCCGCGTCGATCATACTCGCACGGATCTCCGTCTTCGTGATTTGCCTATGCCCCAGCGTCCTGCGAACGACGTAGAGGTCAATGGTTCGGTGGCATAGTCGGCTGGCGCAACTCTACCTCATCCGTGGGATCCGAGGCAACGCCGCGGTTCAGTGCCCAACCGTTGCGGCGTCGCCAGCGTGGTACGGAGAGATAGAGACGCTGACCCAGGGAAAGGTCAAGGGACCCCGTTTGGATATTCTCACTGTCGAGCCGACACGGGAACGATCAGTCGAACGGAGATGGCCTCGACTTGAGTTTGGTCACATTGGCGGCCTGCGGCCCCTGCCGCCCACGGACTACGTCGAATTCCACGCGGTCTCCCGCCTTCAGTGTGCCAAACCCTTCCGCCCCGAGGGCATCGCGGTGGACGTAGACGTCCTCTTCGCCCTCTTGGGCGATGAACCCGAAGCCCTTCTGCTCGTCGAACCACTTCACAGTACCTTGTGCCATTACGTCCGTCCTTCGTCCGATTAGGACGATCAGGGGTGCCGCTTCGCGCGCGCACCCGTCAGAATCTCGGCGGATTCACACGATGGAATCAAGCACGATATCAGTGCGCTGTGACCGCCCGCTTCAGCGCCTCGTTTGACACTCTCGCATAGATC
This genomic interval carries:
- a CDS encoding serine/threonine-protein kinase, translating into MIGQTISHYKITAKLGEGGMGEVYLATDTNLGRLVAIKFLAANRAADPEARQRFIHEAKAQAMLSHPGIATFHDVGVAEGRAFIVMEYIEGAPLPKLALAEDLSLSEVLDLVIQVAEGLRAAHEHGVVHRDIKPENILVTAKHQVKITDFGLAKWKGATTLTREGTRNPYGCRCLLCLTGRQESSYLGKDVQL
- a CDS encoding hemerythrin domain-containing protein, coding for MAELCQSLRAEHQLIQRVLNAMATEAIRVDNGNPLNGIFVLCALKFLREFADGVHFQKEETVLFVRLEQMGVPRGGGPIGIMLDEHAQVREMVAAIELKLEPAMHGDGEAAHALVQTIRDSVVLWRAHIEREDHLLFPMAEQLLGDRQKAEMLALFGEMESCGTAASQRQVAWAESFG
- a CDS encoding DinB family protein: MSTWRHLFLDGEFSPRLRLLSGLTLAQVLRRPAGASHSIYEELWHTAKWQTIVVGRDQAARDAYLSEGFQYPDQTPDDEQAWSALVKEFLLGAEKAVEWGQSSEEQAAEVEVGVTVRDVLEGLAVHNAYHLGKIVALRQAIGAWPPPSE
- a CDS encoding cold-shock protein, whose product is MAQGTVKWFDEQKGFGFIAQEGEEDVYVHRDALGAEGFGTLKAGDRVEFDVVRGRQGPQAANVTKLKSRPSPFD